From a region of the Tachypleus tridentatus isolate NWPU-2018 chromosome 1, ASM421037v1, whole genome shotgun sequence genome:
- the LOC143226759 gene encoding zinc finger C2HC domain-containing protein 1B-like, which produces MKQKDATFVATIKEQQTEMKKMTLNKKAPIPKGPVLIKRMNSLPNSLNEKTQVIDPSQLRFNLVACSICNRTFAKDRIKKHSGICRKTTQKRRKVFDATKMRVKGTEAENFVKGKPKKDDQKPPKNNWRIKHETLIASIRQAKVIQQHVAAGGKLSDLPPPPTVENPDYIPCPYCNRTFSQAAADRHIPKCKNIISNKKTKV; this is translated from the exons atgaaacaaaaagaTGCAACCTTTGTGGCTACaattaaagaacaacaaacagaaatgaaaaaaatgacaCTCAACAAAAAA GCTCCAATTCCAAAAGGTCCTGTTCTCATCAAGAGAATGAACTCATTACCAAATTCTCTGAATGAAAAAACCCAAGTGATTGATCCATCACAACTGCGGTTCAATCTTGTGGCATGTTCCATATGTAACAGAACATTTGCTAAGGACCGAATTAAGAAACACAGTGGAATTTgcagaaaaacaacacaaaagaGAAGGAAGGTATTTGATGCAACTAAAATGAGAGTAAAAGGCACTGAAGCAGAAAATTTTGTGAAAGGAAAACCAAAGAAAGATGACCAGAAg CCAccgaagaacaactggagaattAAACACGAGACCCTTATTGCAAGCATTCGTCAGGCTAAAGTCATACAACAGCATGTGGCGGCAGGAGGTAAACTGTCTGATTTACCTCCTCCTCCAACAGTGGAGAATCCTGACTATATACCATGTCCCTACTGTAACCGTACATTCAGTCAGGCTGCTGCTGATAGGCATATTCCAAAGTGTAAGAACATAATTTCAAACAAGAAGACTAAGGTGTAA